One part of the Streptomyces sp. NBC_00286 genome encodes these proteins:
- a CDS encoding DUF1257 domain-containing protein — translation MYGPSRVTVLTGRADSAASAPFPSGPLPAELVSPGTWRTGSRRTAANPATDRGKHDETWLGKVTARHAYHLTASTLEAQGFSMAEETVERDGTVRMVLRRFE, via the coding sequence ATGTATGGCCCGTCTCGAGTAACGGTCCTGACCGGGCGGGCGGATTCCGCCGCTTCGGCCCCCTTCCCTTCGGGACCCCTCCCGGCCGAGCTGGTCTCGCCTGGGACTTGGCGGACGGGTTCGAGGCGCACAGCGGCAAACCCGGCAACCGACCGCGGCAAGCACGACGAGACCTGGCTGGGAAAAGTGACCGCCCGCCACGCCTACCACCTCACGGCCAGCACCCTGGAGGCCCAGGGCTTCAGCATGGCCGAGGAGACGGTGGAGCGGGACGGGACGGTCAGGATGGTGCTGCGGCGGTTCGAGTGA